Proteins from a genomic interval of Nitrospina gracilis Nb-211:
- the cysK gene encoding cysteine synthase A, with amino-acid sequence MLEKFKIRSENTLDLIGGTPLVKLNRVVPANGAAIWAKVESNNPGGSVKDRIALAMIEDAEKKGLIQPGATIVEPTSGNTGIGLSLVGAFKGYNVMLVMSENMSTERRLLLESFGATLELSRAEFGMQGTIERAEELVAEHPDYFMPQQFNNPANPEIHRQTTGPEIISAMEGDKVDAFIAGIGTGGTITGAGEALKAHYGDTKVIGVEPATSAVLSGRAAGPHKIQGIGAGFKPKVLNLDILDDIRPISDDDAFRYVQRLAKEEGLLTGISSGAALCAAYQVAEDLGPGKNVVVILPDTGERYFSFYQYF; translated from the coding sequence ATGCTGGAAAAATTCAAGATCAGGTCAGAAAATACGCTGGATTTGATAGGCGGCACGCCCCTCGTTAAGCTCAACCGCGTGGTGCCCGCCAACGGCGCGGCCATCTGGGCCAAGGTGGAGTCGAACAACCCCGGCGGCAGTGTGAAGGACCGCATTGCGCTGGCGATGATCGAAGACGCCGAAAAGAAAGGGCTCATCCAGCCCGGCGCGACGATCGTCGAACCCACCAGCGGCAACACCGGCATCGGCCTGTCTCTGGTCGGCGCGTTCAAAGGCTACAACGTCATGCTGGTCATGTCCGAGAACATGAGCACCGAGCGGCGGCTGTTGCTGGAAAGCTTCGGCGCGACGCTGGAACTCAGCCGCGCCGAGTTCGGCATGCAGGGCACCATCGAGCGCGCGGAAGAACTGGTGGCGGAGCATCCGGATTACTTCATGCCGCAACAGTTCAACAACCCGGCCAACCCGGAGATCCACCGGCAAACGACCGGACCGGAGATCATCTCCGCCATGGAAGGGGATAAAGTGGATGCCTTCATCGCGGGCATCGGTACCGGCGGCACCATCACCGGCGCAGGCGAAGCGCTGAAAGCGCATTACGGCGACACCAAGGTCATTGGCGTCGAGCCGGCCACGAGCGCGGTGCTTTCCGGCAGAGCGGCGGGTCCACACAAGATTCAGGGCATCGGCGCGGGCTTCAAGCCGAAGGTGCTGAACCTCGACATTCTGGACGACATCCGCCCCATCTCGGACGACGATGCGTTCCGCTATGTTCAGCGGCTGGCCAAGGAAGAAGGCCTGCTGACCGGCATCTCCTCCGGCGCGGCGTTGTGCGCGGCGTACCAGGTGGCGGAAGATCTGGGACCGGGCAAGAACGTGGTGGTCATTCTTCCCGATACGGGCGAACGCTATTTCAGTTTTTATCAATACTTCTAG
- the thrC gene encoding threonine synthase — protein MGYVKGLRCKECGKNYEKLPIHVCEYCFGPLEVDYDYEGISKVISRKSIQDGPPSMWRYQPLLPIDGDPQVGRYTGYTPLIEAKNLAKALGLKKVYVKNDSVNHPTFSFKDRVVSVAVTKAKEFGFDTVSCASTGNLANSVSAHAAEAGLKSCIFIPVGLEQGKILCTQVYGTQLISVRGSYDDVNRLCSEIAVSRQWAFVNINIRAYYGDGSKSYGYEIAEQLGWRTPDNVVVPVAGSSLITKIWKAFHEFKDLGLIDKVNTKVFAAQATGCSPVSTAIKNGWDTHKPVKPNTIAKSIAIGNPADGFYGIKTVRDSGGWGEDVTDEEVVEGMKLLAETEGVFTETAGGVTVAVTKKLVEQGRIKPDELTVVCVTGNGLKTLEALDNKFAEPAVIEPNIHSFEEVYSNGITV, from the coding sequence ATGGGATACGTCAAAGGTTTACGTTGTAAAGAGTGCGGTAAGAATTACGAAAAACTGCCAATCCACGTGTGCGAATACTGCTTCGGCCCACTGGAGGTGGATTACGATTATGAAGGCATCAGCAAGGTCATCAGCCGGAAATCGATTCAGGACGGCCCGCCGTCCATGTGGCGGTACCAGCCGCTGTTGCCGATCGACGGCGACCCGCAGGTCGGCCGCTACACCGGCTACACCCCGCTGATCGAGGCGAAGAACCTGGCCAAAGCGCTGGGCCTCAAAAAAGTGTATGTGAAGAACGACTCGGTGAACCACCCGACCTTTTCCTTTAAAGACCGGGTGGTGTCCGTGGCGGTGACCAAAGCGAAGGAGTTCGGCTTCGACACCGTATCCTGCGCCTCCACCGGCAACCTGGCCAACTCGGTCTCCGCACATGCGGCGGAGGCGGGTCTGAAAAGTTGCATCTTCATTCCGGTGGGACTGGAGCAGGGCAAGATTCTGTGCACGCAGGTGTACGGCACCCAGCTCATTTCCGTGCGCGGCAGTTACGACGACGTCAACCGCCTGTGCAGTGAGATCGCCGTGTCGCGCCAGTGGGCGTTCGTCAACATCAATATCCGCGCCTACTACGGCGACGGGTCGAAGTCGTACGGCTACGAGATCGCCGAACAGCTCGGCTGGCGCACCCCGGACAACGTGGTGGTGCCGGTGGCGGGCAGCTCGCTGATCACCAAAATCTGGAAAGCTTTCCACGAGTTCAAGGACCTCGGCCTCATCGACAAAGTCAACACCAAGGTCTTCGCCGCGCAGGCGACGGGATGCTCGCCGGTATCCACCGCCATCAAAAACGGCTGGGACACGCACAAGCCGGTGAAGCCCAACACCATTGCCAAGTCCATCGCCATCGGCAACCCCGCCGACGGCTTTTACGGCATCAAGACCGTACGCGACAGCGGCGGCTGGGGTGAGGACGTGACCGACGAGGAAGTCGTCGAGGGAATGAAACTGCTGGCGGAAACCGAAGGCGTGTTCACGGAAACCGCGGGCGGCGTCACCGTCGCCGTGACCAAAAAGCTGGTCGAGCAGGGACGCATCAAACCTGACGAGTTGACCGTGGTCTGCGTTACCGGCAACGGCCTCAAAACCCTCGAGGCGCTGGACAACAAGTTTGCGGAGCCGGCGGTCATCGAACCCAACATTCACAGCTTCGAAGAAGTGTATTCCAACGGTATAACGGTATAA
- a CDS encoding MoaD/ThiS family protein — protein MAVKVRIPTPLMKLTNNQSEVSATGGTIAELFNDLESQFGGIKERICEENGTPRRFINIYLNEEDIRFLDGENTQVKDGDEVSIIPAIAGGN, from the coding sequence ATGGCGGTAAAAGTAAGGATTCCCACCCCCCTCATGAAACTCACCAATAACCAGAGTGAGGTTTCGGCCACCGGGGGAACCATCGCAGAGCTGTTCAACGACCTGGAGTCCCAGTTCGGCGGGATCAAGGAGCGCATCTGCGAGGAGAACGGAACGCCGCGCCGCTTCATCAATATTTATCTGAACGAAGAAGACATCCGGTTCCTGGATGGCGAAAACACCCAGGTGAAAGACGGTGACGAGGTGTCCATCATCCCCGCCATCGCCGGAGGCAACTGA
- a CDS encoding PLP-dependent cysteine synthase family protein: MSKVKISEEVLAPSCPVIMDESVLKKIGNTPLIPIQKLTRDFPNVEIYAKAEWRNAGGSVKSRPALQMILDGEASGKLTKGKIILDSTSGNTGIAYALIGKIKGYRVKLVMPGNVSKERKGLMADFYGAEIVTSSPFEGSDGAILLAREIYERDPDAYFMPDQYNNDSNWRAHYLHTANEIWKQTDGRITHFCAGIGTGGTIMGNTRRLRELNPEIKCHPIEPAEELHGIEGLKHMASSIVPGIYKEEELDSKINVATEEAYDMVETLEKEEGILVGHSSAAAMVGALKIAAQIKKGVIVTVFPDSCDTNYINFGKFKEHSETHSTTKPDS; encoded by the coding sequence ATGTCTAAGGTAAAAATATCCGAGGAAGTACTGGCTCCCTCCTGTCCGGTGATCATGGACGAGTCGGTGCTGAAGAAGATCGGCAACACACCGCTGATCCCCATTCAGAAACTGACGCGGGACTTTCCGAACGTGGAGATTTACGCCAAGGCCGAATGGCGCAATGCGGGCGGCTCCGTGAAGTCGCGTCCCGCCCTGCAGATGATCCTCGACGGCGAGGCCTCCGGCAAACTGACCAAGGGCAAGATCATCCTCGACTCCACCTCCGGCAACACCGGCATCGCCTACGCCCTCATCGGCAAGATCAAGGGCTACCGTGTGAAGCTGGTCATGCCCGGCAATGTCAGCAAAGAGCGGAAGGGCTTGATGGCGGACTTCTATGGCGCGGAGATCGTCACCTCCAGCCCGTTCGAAGGCTCCGACGGCGCCATTCTTCTGGCGCGGGAAATCTACGAGCGCGACCCGGACGCCTACTTCATGCCGGACCAGTACAACAACGATTCCAACTGGCGCGCGCATTACCTGCACACGGCCAATGAAATCTGGAAACAGACCGACGGCCGCATCACGCACTTCTGTGCAGGCATCGGCACCGGCGGCACCATCATGGGCAACACCCGCCGCCTGCGCGAACTGAACCCGGAGATCAAGTGCCACCCCATCGAACCGGCTGAAGAACTGCACGGCATCGAGGGTCTCAAGCACATGGCCTCGTCCATCGTGCCCGGTATCTACAAGGAAGAAGAACTGGACAGCAAGATCAACGTCGCCACGGAAGAAGCCTACGACATGGTCGAGACCCTGGAAAAAGAAGAAGGCATCCTAGTCGGCCACTCCTCGGCGGCGGCCATGGTGGGTGCACTCAAAATCGCCGCACAGATCAAAAAGGGCGTCATCGTCACCGTTTTCCCCGACAGTTGCGACACCAATTACATCAACTTCGGCAAATTCAAGGAACACTCCGAAACCCACTCCACCACCAAGCCGGACAGTTGA
- a CDS encoding (2Fe-2S) ferredoxin domain-containing protein, whose product MGRFTRHIFICNNQRTEDDPRGCCVSRGSMDLLDHIKKRVHDSGLKGKIRVNKAGCLDACQYGPSMVVYPDDVWYSPKTVEDMEEIFTEHLQNGRIVERLLIDFSRK is encoded by the coding sequence ATGGGCCGATTCACCCGTCATATATTCATCTGCAACAACCAGCGCACGGAGGACGATCCACGCGGCTGTTGCGTGTCGCGCGGCTCCATGGACCTGCTCGACCACATCAAGAAACGCGTCCACGACAGCGGCCTGAAAGGCAAAATCCGCGTTAACAAGGCCGGGTGCCTGGATGCCTGCCAGTACGGTCCGTCCATGGTGGTGTACCCGGACGATGTCTGGTACTCGCCCAAAACGGTGGAAGACATGGAAGAAATCTTCACCGAACACCTGCAGAACGGCCGCATCGTCGAGCGGCTGCTCATCGACTTCTCCCGTAAATAA
- a CDS encoding SDR family oxidoreductase → MVSNLLIVGGTGSLGRPVARKFRNEGCTVRIFTRDPERARELLGDGFDLRQGDVEDPGSLDRAMEGCDGIHINLQGGNTDRQLEAIEYRGTLNILRAAEKAGVKRLSTISYAVDLENYPHIPYAAIKHRVETAIVESPIPHTIFRGSHFMESLPLYFRDHTPCLIGKQPHHYHWVAADDYARMVFNAYQLKEAVGRSFDIFGPEAMTMEEALLRYSTAMHGKKEITRIPIWAMKFMGYLMFDRRIRFVAELMEFFGQAGENGNPIEANRLLGAPTTTLEQWCDKQKAERRGELVED, encoded by the coding sequence ATGGTTTCCAACCTCCTCATCGTTGGCGGGACGGGCTCACTAGGCCGTCCAGTCGCGCGGAAGTTCCGGAATGAAGGCTGTACCGTGCGCATCTTCACCCGCGATCCGGAGCGGGCGCGCGAACTGCTGGGGGATGGATTCGATCTGCGGCAGGGTGACGTGGAAGACCCCGGCTCGCTCGACCGCGCGATGGAAGGATGCGACGGCATCCACATCAACCTGCAAGGCGGCAATACCGACCGCCAGTTGGAAGCCATCGAATACCGGGGAACTCTCAACATCCTGAGGGCCGCCGAAAAAGCCGGAGTGAAGCGGCTGTCCACCATATCCTACGCGGTGGATCTGGAAAACTACCCGCACATCCCCTACGCGGCGATCAAACACCGCGTCGAGACCGCCATCGTCGAAAGCCCCATCCCGCACACCATCTTTCGCGGCTCGCACTTCATGGAATCGCTTCCATTATACTTCCGCGATCACACGCCGTGCCTCATCGGCAAACAGCCGCACCACTACCACTGGGTGGCGGCGGACGATTATGCCCGCATGGTGTTCAACGCGTACCAACTGAAGGAAGCGGTCGGCAGGTCGTTCGACATCTTTGGCCCGGAGGCGATGACCATGGAGGAAGCCCTCCTTCGCTACAGCACCGCCATGCATGGAAAAAAGGAAATCACCCGCATTCCCATCTGGGCGATGAAGTTCATGGGATACCTGATGTTCGACCGACGCATCCGCTTCGTGGCGGAGCTGATGGAGTTCTTCGGCCAGGCCGGGGAAAACGGCAACCCCATCGAGGCCAACCGATTGCTCGGCGCGCCCACCACCACGCTGGAACAATGGTGCGATAAACAAAAGGCCGAACGGCGGGGCGAGCTGGTGGAAGATTGA
- a CDS encoding septal ring lytic transglycosylase RlpA family protein encodes MKRMGRLWVMGAVLMGVSACSVIEGTYQVVKGTVKGVYYIGKNAVKVVYYTGKATYKIGEFTFDVVTAPLDWPLMNDEIETIDGLPVKEAIRLGRVKNAPYTVKGRKYYPMSVEQARTYTEVGIASWYGQETYEQDDGHMTANGEAFNPDGLSAAHKFLPLPTNVRVTNLENGRSIIVRVNDRGPFPSDHNPKSGHRIIDLSHGAAKRLGFDGRGTVRVKVETVDL; translated from the coding sequence ATGAAGCGGATGGGGCGGCTTTGGGTGATGGGTGCGGTGCTGATGGGGGTGTCGGCCTGTTCGGTTATCGAAGGCACCTACCAGGTGGTGAAGGGCACCGTCAAGGGTGTCTATTACATCGGCAAGAACGCGGTGAAGGTGGTGTACTACACCGGCAAGGCGACCTATAAGATCGGCGAGTTCACCTTCGATGTCGTCACCGCGCCGCTCGACTGGCCGCTGATGAACGATGAGATCGAGACCATCGACGGCCTGCCGGTGAAAGAAGCCATCCGCCTGGGCCGCGTCAAAAACGCGCCGTACACGGTGAAGGGCAGGAAGTATTATCCCATGAGCGTCGAGCAGGCGAGAACGTACACCGAGGTCGGCATCGCTTCTTGGTACGGGCAGGAAACGTACGAGCAGGACGACGGCCACATGACCGCCAACGGCGAAGCGTTCAATCCCGACGGACTCTCCGCCGCGCACAAGTTTTTACCGCTCCCCACCAACGTGCGCGTGACCAACCTGGAGAACGGGCGGTCGATCATCGTGCGCGTCAACGACCGCGGTCCGTTTCCCAGCGACCACAATCCGAAATCGGGCCATCGCATTATCGACCTCAGCCACGGCGCCGCCAAGCGGCTGGGCTTCGACGGCAGGGGCACCGTGCGCGTGAAGGTGGAAACCGTCGATCTGTGA